A single window of Oreochromis aureus strain Israel breed Guangdong linkage group 5, ZZ_aureus, whole genome shotgun sequence DNA harbors:
- the LOC116326395 gene encoding protein unc-119 homolog B-like isoform X2, with the protein MSGAKSRGDQPVAENVTSGGHGTAAPPRDRKTGGGVLKRLKSRRSQQVDGRAVTEEDLRAQTGHITPEDVLGLRVATRGYLCKPEDNIYNIEFVRFKIRDLETDTVLFEIAKPPHTDDDEENRESDASTGRFVRYQFTPAFLQLRTVGATVEFTVGNRPLSNFRMIERHYFRDHLLKSFDFDFGFCIPNSRNTCEHIYEFPQLSESLVRQMVECPYETRSDSFYFVENRLVMHNKADYAYNGGQ; encoded by the exons ATGAGCGGAGCCAAATCCCGCGGCGACCAGCCTGTTGCTGAAAATGTCACCAGCGGCGGGCACGGCACTGCGGCTCCTCCGCGGGACCGCAAGACAGGCGGAGGAGTTCTGAAGAGGCTCAAGTCCCGAAGGAGCCAGCAGGTGGACGGCAGGGCCGTAACGGAGGAAGACCTCCGGGCACAGACTGGACACATCACCCCGGAGGACGTGCTGGGGCTTCGAGTAGCTACTCGAG GGTACCTCTGTAAACCCGAGGACAATATTTACAACATCGAATTTGTCCGCTTCAAGATCAGAGACCTGGAGACAGACACGGTCCTATTTGAGATTGCCAAACCCCCACATACAG atgatgatgaggagaaCAGAGAGTCAGACGCCAGCACAGGCCGGTTTGTACGCTACCAGTTCACCCCAGCATTCCTGCAGCTGCGGACCGTGGGAGCCAC GGTGGAATTCACGGTTGGGAACCGGCCTCTAAGCAACTTTCGCATGATCGAAAGGCACTACTTCCGTGATCACCTGCTGAAGAGCTTTGATTTTGACTTTGGCTTCTGCATCCCAAACAGCCGTAATACCTGTGAGCATATCTATGAGTTCCCTCAGCTGTCTGAGAGCCTGG TCCGTCAGATGGTGGAGTGTCCTTATGAGACTCGGTCAGACAGCTTCTACTTTGTCGAGAATAGACTGGTCATGCACAACAAGGCAGATTATGCTTACAACGGAGGACAGTGA
- the LOC116326395 gene encoding protein unc-119 homolog B-like isoform X1, whose product MSGAKSRGDQPVAENVTSGGHGTAAPPRDRKTGGGVLKRLKSRRSQQVDGRAVTEEDLRAQTGHITPEDVLGLRVATRGYLCKPEDNIYNIEFVRFKIRDLETDTVLFEIAKPPHTDDDEENRESDASTGRFVRYQFTPAFLQLRTVGATVEFTVGNRPLSNFRMIERHYFRDHLLKSFDFDFGFCIPNSRNTCEHIYEFPQLSESLAGLLLATSLLMNTWAACQKVFVVLLSQTSQTTSIPKEL is encoded by the exons ATGAGCGGAGCCAAATCCCGCGGCGACCAGCCTGTTGCTGAAAATGTCACCAGCGGCGGGCACGGCACTGCGGCTCCTCCGCGGGACCGCAAGACAGGCGGAGGAGTTCTGAAGAGGCTCAAGTCCCGAAGGAGCCAGCAGGTGGACGGCAGGGCCGTAACGGAGGAAGACCTCCGGGCACAGACTGGACACATCACCCCGGAGGACGTGCTGGGGCTTCGAGTAGCTACTCGAG GGTACCTCTGTAAACCCGAGGACAATATTTACAACATCGAATTTGTCCGCTTCAAGATCAGAGACCTGGAGACAGACACGGTCCTATTTGAGATTGCCAAACCCCCACATACAG atgatgatgaggagaaCAGAGAGTCAGACGCCAGCACAGGCCGGTTTGTACGCTACCAGTTCACCCCAGCATTCCTGCAGCTGCGGACCGTGGGAGCCAC GGTGGAATTCACGGTTGGGAACCGGCCTCTAAGCAACTTTCGCATGATCGAAAGGCACTACTTCCGTGATCACCTGCTGAAGAGCTTTGATTTTGACTTTGGCTTCTGCATCCCAAACAGCCGTAATACCTGTGAGCATATCTATGAGTTCCCTCAGCTGTCTGAGAGCCTGG CAGGACTTTTGCTGGCGACGTCATTACTGATGAACACATGGGCAGCTTGCCAAAAGGTATTTGTAGTTTTATTAAGCCAGACCTCCCAGACAACCTCAATTCCAAAAGAGTTGTGA
- the LOC116326395 gene encoding protein unc-119 homolog B-like isoform X3 produces the protein MSGAKSRGDQPVAENVTSGGHGTAAPPRDRKTGGGVLKRLKSRRSQQVDGRAVTEEDLRAQTGHITPEDVLGLRVATRDDDEENRESDASTGRFVRYQFTPAFLQLRTVGATVEFTVGNRPLSNFRMIERHYFRDHLLKSFDFDFGFCIPNSRNTCEHIYEFPQLSESLAGLLLATSLLMNTWAACQKVFVVLLSQTSQTTSIPKEL, from the exons ATGAGCGGAGCCAAATCCCGCGGCGACCAGCCTGTTGCTGAAAATGTCACCAGCGGCGGGCACGGCACTGCGGCTCCTCCGCGGGACCGCAAGACAGGCGGAGGAGTTCTGAAGAGGCTCAAGTCCCGAAGGAGCCAGCAGGTGGACGGCAGGGCCGTAACGGAGGAAGACCTCCGGGCACAGACTGGACACATCACCCCGGAGGACGTGCTGGGGCTTCGAGTAGCTACTCGAG atgatgatgaggagaaCAGAGAGTCAGACGCCAGCACAGGCCGGTTTGTACGCTACCAGTTCACCCCAGCATTCCTGCAGCTGCGGACCGTGGGAGCCAC GGTGGAATTCACGGTTGGGAACCGGCCTCTAAGCAACTTTCGCATGATCGAAAGGCACTACTTCCGTGATCACCTGCTGAAGAGCTTTGATTTTGACTTTGGCTTCTGCATCCCAAACAGCCGTAATACCTGTGAGCATATCTATGAGTTCCCTCAGCTGTCTGAGAGCCTGG CAGGACTTTTGCTGGCGACGTCATTACTGATGAACACATGGGCAGCTTGCCAAAAGGTATTTGTAGTTTTATTAAGCCAGACCTCCCAGACAACCTCAATTCCAAAAGAGTTGTGA